One segment of Streptomyces sp. YIM 121038 DNA contains the following:
- a CDS encoding S41 family peptidase, translating into MTQPAYLRFPHPHGELTAFTAEDDVWIAPLDGGRAWRVSADNTPVSHPRISPDGTTVAWTSTRDGAPEVHVAPVDGGPSKRLTYWGNAKTSVRGWTPDGRVLVVGAHGQASFRRTWAHAVPLDGGPAEKLPYGLVGDAAHGPDGEVLLLSAPMGREAAWWKRYRGGTAGKLWIRTRRPETSADAAEASSGPGFVRVHEGLDGNIEHPLWVGGRIAFLSDHEGVGALYSSLPDGTDLRRHTPVDGFYARHAATDGTRVAYASAGELWLLDDLSDAAPRRLDVRLGGQRVDLQPHPVSAARWFGAAAPDHGGRGSAVSVRGAVHWVTHREGPARALAAAPGVRARLPRTFRVDGEEHVVWVTDAAGDDALEFAPATGLAPGATPRRLAAGQLGRVLALAVAPDGSRAAVASHDGRVLLVERESGEVREVDRAEHGEATGLVFSPDCAWLAWSHPGPRPLRQLKLANTADLSVSEATQLRFRDYSPAFTLDGKHLAFLSARAFDPVYDDHVFDLAFVGGSRPHLLTLAATTPSPFGPQRHGRAFDSAEGPHAETPDSEGSPVTRIDLEGLVDRVVPFPVEAARYSTLRAAKDGLLWLRHPVRGVLGASRATPSGPEPCSALERYDFAQRRVEELAGDADHFAVTGDGKRILLWADGKLKVVPSDRRASADEDSDTNITVDLGRVRQEVDPAAEWRQMYAEAGRLMRDNFWRPDMGGVDWDGVLERYRPVLDRVATHDDLVDLLWEVQGELGTSHAYVVPRGGYGSRQGLLGADLSRGEDGLWRVDRVLPSETSDPAGLSPLAAPGVAVRAGDAVLAVGGRPVDPVTGPGPLLVGTAGKPVELTVSPAGGGDPRHAVVIPVDDEEPLRYHAWVADRRAYVHELSGGRLGYLHVPDMQAPGWAQIHRDLRVEVAREGLVVDVRENRGGHTSQLVVEKLARRIVGWDLPRGSGPLSYPGDAPRGPVVAVANEFSGSDGDIVNAAIKALGIGPVVGTRTWGGVVGIDSRYHLVDGTLVTQPKYAFWMEGHGWGVENHGVDPDVEVVVTPDDHAAGRDPQLDEAVRIALAALAENPAKTPPPLP; encoded by the coding sequence GTGACACAGCCTGCCTACCTCCGGTTTCCGCATCCGCACGGCGAGTTGACCGCCTTCACCGCCGAGGACGACGTCTGGATCGCGCCGCTCGACGGCGGCCGCGCCTGGCGGGTCAGCGCCGACAACACGCCCGTCAGCCACCCGCGGATCTCCCCGGACGGCACCACCGTCGCGTGGACGTCGACGCGTGACGGAGCGCCCGAGGTGCACGTCGCGCCCGTCGACGGCGGCCCGTCCAAGCGCCTCACGTACTGGGGGAACGCGAAGACGTCCGTGCGCGGCTGGACGCCCGACGGGCGGGTCCTCGTGGTCGGCGCGCACGGCCAGGCCTCCTTCCGCCGCACCTGGGCGCACGCCGTGCCGCTCGACGGCGGGCCCGCCGAGAAGCTGCCGTACGGACTCGTCGGCGACGCGGCGCACGGCCCCGACGGCGAAGTCCTGCTCCTGTCCGCGCCGATGGGCCGCGAGGCCGCCTGGTGGAAGCGGTACCGGGGCGGCACGGCGGGGAAGCTGTGGATCCGGACGCGGCGGCCCGAGACCTCCGCCGACGCCGCCGAAGCCTCTTCCGGCCCCGGCTTCGTGCGCGTCCACGAGGGCCTCGACGGCAACATCGAGCACCCCCTGTGGGTGGGCGGCCGCATCGCCTTCCTCTCCGACCACGAGGGCGTCGGCGCCCTGTACTCCTCCCTGCCCGACGGCACCGACCTGCGCCGCCACACGCCCGTCGACGGCTTCTACGCCCGGCACGCCGCCACCGACGGCACCCGCGTCGCCTACGCCAGCGCCGGTGAACTCTGGCTCCTGGACGACCTGTCGGACGCCGCGCCGCGCCGCCTTGACGTCCGGCTCGGCGGGCAGCGCGTCGACCTCCAGCCGCATCCGGTCAGCGCGGCCCGCTGGTTCGGGGCCGCCGCGCCCGACCACGGCGGGCGCGGCAGCGCCGTCTCGGTGCGCGGCGCCGTGCACTGGGTCACGCACCGCGAGGGGCCCGCCCGCGCGCTCGCCGCCGCACCCGGCGTCCGGGCCCGGCTTCCGCGCACCTTCCGCGTGGACGGCGAGGAGCACGTGGTGTGGGTGACGGACGCGGCGGGCGACGACGCCCTGGAGTTCGCGCCCGCCACCGGCCTCGCCCCCGGCGCGACCCCGCGCCGCCTGGCCGCGGGGCAGCTCGGGCGGGTGCTCGCGCTCGCCGTGGCGCCCGACGGCAGCCGTGCGGCCGTGGCCTCGCACGACGGCCGGGTCCTGCTCGTGGAGCGCGAGAGCGGCGAGGTGCGCGAGGTCGACCGCGCCGAGCACGGCGAGGCCACCGGCCTGGTCTTCTCGCCGGACTGCGCCTGGCTCGCCTGGTCCCACCCCGGGCCGCGCCCGCTGCGCCAGCTCAAGCTCGCCAACACCGCGGACCTGTCGGTCTCGGAGGCCACCCAGCTGCGCTTCCGCGACTACAGCCCGGCGTTCACGCTCGACGGCAAGCACCTGGCGTTCCTGTCCGCGCGGGCCTTCGACCCGGTCTACGACGACCACGTCTTCGACCTCGCCTTCGTCGGCGGCTCCCGGCCGCACCTGCTCACCCTCGCGGCCACGACGCCGTCGCCGTTCGGGCCGCAGCGGCACGGCCGCGCCTTCGACTCCGCGGAGGGGCCGCACGCCGAGACGCCCGACAGCGAGGGCTCGCCGGTGACCCGGATAGACCTCGAAGGCCTCGTCGACCGCGTGGTGCCCTTCCCCGTCGAGGCCGCCCGCTACAGCACGCTGCGCGCGGCCAAGGACGGGCTGCTGTGGCTGCGCCACCCGGTGCGCGGCGTGCTCGGCGCGTCCCGCGCCACCCCGTCGGGGCCCGAGCCCTGCTCCGCCCTGGAGCGCTACGACTTCGCCCAGCGCCGCGTCGAGGAACTGGCGGGCGACGCCGACCACTTCGCCGTCACCGGCGACGGCAAGCGGATCCTGCTGTGGGCCGACGGCAAGCTCAAGGTGGTGCCGAGCGACCGGCGGGCCTCCGCCGACGAGGACAGCGACACCAACATCACCGTCGACCTCGGCCGGGTCCGCCAGGAGGTCGACCCGGCCGCGGAGTGGCGGCAGATGTACGCCGAGGCGGGCCGCCTCATGCGCGACAACTTCTGGCGTCCCGACATGGGCGGCGTCGACTGGGACGGCGTCCTGGAGCGCTACCGCCCCGTCCTGGACCGCGTCGCCACCCACGACGACCTCGTCGACCTGCTGTGGGAGGTCCAGGGCGAACTGGGCACCTCCCACGCCTACGTGGTGCCCCGCGGCGGCTACGGCAGCAGGCAGGGCCTCCTCGGCGCGGACCTCTCGCGCGGCGAGGACGGCCTGTGGCGCGTCGACCGGGTCCTGCCGTCGGAGACCTCCGACCCGGCCGGGCTCTCCCCGCTGGCCGCGCCCGGCGTGGCCGTGCGCGCGGGCGACGCGGTCCTCGCCGTCGGCGGGCGGCCCGTCGACCCCGTCACCGGTCCCGGGCCGCTGCTCGTCGGCACCGCGGGCAAGCCCGTCGAGCTGACCGTGTCCCCGGCCGGGGGCGGCGACCCGCGGCACGCCGTCGTGATCCCCGTGGACGACGAGGAGCCGCTGCGCTACCACGCGTGGGTCGCCGACCGCAGGGCCTACGTCCACGAGCTCTCCGGCGGCCGCCTCGGCTACCTCCACGTCCCCGACATGCAGGCCCCCGGCTGGGCGCAGATCCACCGCGACCTGCGCGTCGAGGTGGCCCGCGAGGGCCTGGTCGTGGATGTCCGCGAGAACCGCGGCGGGCACACCTCGCAGCTCGTCGTGGAGAAGCTGGCCCGGCGCATCGTCGGCTGGGACCTGCCGCGCGGCTCCGGGCCGCTCAGCTACCCCGGGGACGCCCCGCGCGGGCCCGTCGTCGCCGTGGCCAACGAGTTCTCCGGCTCCGACGGGGACATCGTGAACGCGGCGATCAAGGCCCTCGGCATCGGCCCCGTCGTGGGCACGCGCACCTGGGGCGGCGTCGTCGGCATCGACAGCCGCTACCACCTCGTCGACGGCACCCTCGTCACCCAGCCCAAGTACGCCTTCTGGATGGAGGGCCACGGCTGGGGCGTGGAGAACCACGGCGTCGACCCCGACGTCGAGGTCGTGGTGACCCCCGACGACCACGCGGCCGGACGCGACCCGCAGCTCGACGAGGCCGTCCGCATCGCCCTGGCCGCGCTGGCCGAGAACCCGGCCAAGACGCCGCCGCCGCTGCCCTGA
- the hrcA gene encoding heat-inducible transcriptional repressor HrcA, which yields MLSERRLEVLRAIVHDYVGTQEPVGSKALTERHHLGVSPATVRNDMAALEEEGFIAQPHTSAGRIPTDKGYRLFVDKLAGVKPLSSPERRAIQHFLDGAVDLDDVVGRTVRLLAQLTRQVAVVQYPSLTRSTVRHVELLSLAPARLMLVLITDTGRVEQRLIDCPAPFGETSLADLRARLNSRVAGRRFSDVPQLVQDLSESFDKEDQATVATVLSTLLETLVEENEERMMIGGTANLTRFGHDFPLTIRPVLEALEEQVVLLKLLGEATDSGMTVKIGHENAHEGLSSTSVVSVGYGSGGEAVAKLGVVGPTRMDYPGTMGAVRAVARYVGQILAES from the coding sequence ATGCTCAGTGAACGCAGGCTTGAGGTGCTGCGCGCCATCGTCCACGACTACGTGGGCACCCAGGAGCCGGTCGGCTCCAAGGCGCTCACCGAGCGTCATCACCTGGGCGTCTCCCCGGCCACGGTCCGTAACGACATGGCGGCGCTGGAGGAGGAGGGGTTCATCGCCCAGCCGCACACCAGCGCCGGGCGCATCCCCACCGACAAGGGCTACCGGCTGTTCGTGGACAAGCTGGCGGGCGTCAAGCCGCTGAGCTCCCCCGAGCGCCGCGCGATCCAGCACTTCCTGGACGGCGCCGTCGACCTGGACGACGTCGTGGGCCGTACGGTGCGGCTGCTCGCGCAGCTGACCCGGCAGGTCGCCGTGGTGCAGTACCCGTCCCTGACGCGGTCGACGGTGCGCCACGTGGAGCTGCTCTCGCTCGCGCCGGCCCGGCTCATGCTCGTCCTGATCACGGACACGGGGCGGGTCGAGCAGCGCCTGATCGACTGCCCGGCGCCGTTCGGTGAAACGTCACTCGCGGACCTGCGGGCGCGGCTCAACAGCCGGGTCGCGGGCCGCCGGTTCTCGGACGTGCCGCAGCTCGTCCAGGACCTGTCCGAGTCCTTCGACAAGGAGGACCAGGCCACGGTGGCGACGGTCCTGTCCACCCTCCTCGAAACCCTGGTCGAGGAGAACGAGGAGCGGATGATGATCGGCGGCACCGCCAATCTCACCCGCTTCGGACATGACTTCCCTCTCACGATCCGGCCGGTCCTCGAGGCCCTGGAGGAACAGGTCGTCCTCCTCAAGTTGCTTGGTGAGGCTACGGATTCGGGCATGACCGTGAAGATCGGTCACGAGAACGCCCACGAGGGACTCAGCTCCACGTCCGTGGTCTCCGTCGGCTACGGTTCGGGAGGCGAGGCAGTGGCCAAGCTAGGCGTGGTCGGACCGACCCGCATGGACTATCCGGGAACGATGGGAGCAGTACGCGCAGTGGCACGTTACGTCGGACAGATCCTGGCGGAGTCGTAA
- the hemW gene encoding radical SAM family heme chaperone HemW, translated as MPSALPDGEPVPLDGTLPPSALGGTAPLGFYLHVPYCATRCGYCDFNTYTAPELRGTGGVLASRDNYAETLVDEVRLARKVLGDDPRPVRTVFVGGGTPTLLAADDLVTMLSAVRDEFGIAADAEITTEANPESVDPAYLSTLREGGFNRVSFGMQSARQHVLKILDRTHTPGRPEACVAEARAAGFEHVNLDLIYGTPGESDDDWRASLDAAIGAGPDHVSAYALIVEEGTQLARRIRRGEVPMTDDDVHADRYLIAEEALSAAGFQWYEVSNWATSEAGRCLHNELYWRGADWWGAGPGAHSHVGGVRWWNVKHPGAYAAALAEGRSPGAGRELLADEDRRVERILLELRLRDGCPLSLLKEAGLAASRRALTDGLLAPGPYEQGRAVLTLRGRLLADAVVRDLVD; from the coding sequence ATGCCTTCCGCCCTGCCCGATGGAGAACCCGTGCCCCTGGACGGGACGCTCCCCCCGTCCGCCCTGGGCGGAACGGCCCCACTCGGCTTCTACCTGCACGTTCCGTACTGCGCCACGCGCTGCGGCTACTGCGACTTCAACACCTACACCGCCCCCGAGCTGCGCGGCACCGGCGGCGTCCTCGCCTCCCGGGACAACTACGCCGAGACCCTCGTCGACGAGGTCCGCCTGGCCCGCAAGGTCCTCGGCGACGACCCGCGCCCGGTCCGCACGGTCTTCGTCGGCGGCGGCACGCCCACGCTCCTCGCCGCCGACGACCTCGTCACGATGCTGAGCGCCGTCCGCGACGAGTTCGGCATCGCCGCCGACGCGGAGATCACCACCGAGGCGAACCCGGAGTCGGTCGACCCCGCGTATCTGAGCACCCTGCGCGAGGGCGGCTTCAACCGCGTCTCCTTCGGCATGCAGAGCGCCAGGCAGCACGTCCTGAAGATCCTCGACCGCACGCACACCCCCGGGCGGCCCGAGGCCTGCGTCGCCGAGGCGCGCGCGGCGGGCTTCGAGCACGTCAACCTCGACCTGATCTACGGCACCCCCGGCGAGAGCGACGACGACTGGCGGGCCTCCCTCGACGCCGCGATCGGCGCCGGGCCCGACCACGTGTCCGCGTACGCGCTGATCGTCGAGGAGGGCACGCAGCTGGCCCGCCGCATCCGGCGCGGCGAGGTCCCCATGACGGACGACGACGTGCACGCCGACCGCTATCTGATCGCCGAGGAGGCCCTGTCGGCCGCCGGGTTCCAGTGGTACGAGGTGTCCAACTGGGCCACCTCGGAGGCGGGCCGCTGTCTGCACAACGAGCTGTACTGGCGGGGCGCCGACTGGTGGGGCGCGGGCCCCGGCGCGCACAGCCACGTCGGGGGCGTGCGCTGGTGGAACGTGAAGCACCCCGGCGCGTACGCGGCCGCCCTCGCGGAGGGGCGTTCGCCGGGGGCCGGGCGTGAGCTCCTCGCGGACGAGGACCGCCGGGTGGAGCGGATCCTCCTCGAACTGCGGCTCCGGGACGGCTGCCCGCTGTCGCTCCTGAAGGAAGCGGGCCTGGCCGCCTCGCGCCGCGCCCTGACGGACGGCCTCCTGGCCCCCGGGCCCTACGAGCAGGGGCGGGCGGTGCTGACCCTGCGCGGCCGCCTCCTGGCCGACGCGGTGGTCCGCGACCTGGTCGACTGA
- a CDS encoding MBL fold metallo-hydrolase, with product MDVSVTPAPDWREAGWERLAARVGRYRLPVWDCTVGLVVGDEAALMIEAGSSLREGAWLRAEARRLLGGGRRVTHLALTHPHFDHVLGAAAFAGVEVFGAVGVDAVLDRDREGLRTDAVSQGLDARAAAEATDLLVLPRHLVSGEWTLDLGGVQVLLANVGPGHTGHDLAVLVPGGPGEPEVVFCGDLVEESGEPQAGPDAVPGRWPAALDRLLDLGGPDARYVPGHGAVVDEAFVRAQRKELAARFGVR from the coding sequence ATGGACGTAAGCGTGACACCGGCCCCTGACTGGCGGGAGGCGGGCTGGGAGCGGCTCGCCGCACGGGTGGGGCGGTACCGGCTGCCCGTGTGGGACTGCACGGTCGGCCTGGTCGTCGGCGACGAGGCCGCCCTGATGATCGAGGCCGGATCCAGCCTGCGGGAGGGCGCGTGGCTGCGCGCCGAGGCCCGGCGGCTGCTCGGCGGCGGCCGCCGTGTGACCCATCTCGCGCTGACGCACCCCCACTTCGACCACGTGCTCGGCGCCGCGGCGTTCGCCGGGGTCGAGGTGTTCGGCGCGGTCGGCGTCGACGCGGTGCTCGACCGGGACCGCGAGGGCCTGCGCACGGACGCCGTCAGCCAGGGCCTGGACGCCCGCGCCGCCGCCGAGGCCACCGACCTCCTGGTCCTTCCGCGCCACCTGGTGAGCGGCGAGTGGACCCTCGACCTGGGCGGCGTCCAGGTGCTCCTCGCGAACGTCGGCCCCGGCCACACCGGCCACGACCTGGCCGTCCTGGTGCCCGGCGGGCCCGGAGAGCCCGAGGTCGTCTTCTGCGGGGACCTCGTGGAGGAGTCGGGCGAGCCCCAGGCCGGCCCCGACGCGGTCCCCGGGCGGTGGCCCGCCGCGCTCGACCGGCTGCTCGACCTGGGCGGCCCGGACGCGCGGTACGTGCCGGGGCACGGGGCGGTCGTCGACGAGGCCTTCGTACGGGCCCAACGCAAGGAGCTGGCGGCACGGTTCGGGGTGCGCTGA
- the dnaJ gene encoding molecular chaperone DnaJ translates to MATDYYAVLGVRRDASQDEIKKAFRRLARELHPDVNPDPKTQERFKEINAAYEVLSDPQKKQVYDLGGDPLSQSGGAGAGGFGAGGFGNFSDIMDAFFGTASQRGPRSRTRRGQDAMIRLEIDLNEAAFGTTKDIQVDTAVVCTTCSGEGAAPGTSAQTCDMCRGRGEVSQVTRSFLGQVMTSRPCPQCQGFGTVVPTPCPECAGDGRVRSRRTLTVKIPAGVDNGTRIQLAGEGEVGPGGGPAGDLYVEIHELPHAVFQRRGDDLHCTVTIPMTAAALGTKVPLETLDGVEEVDIRPGTQSGQSIPLHGRGVTHLRGGGRGDLIVHVEVLTPSKLDAEQERLLRELAKLRGEERPTGQFQPGQQGLFSRLKDAFNGR, encoded by the coding sequence GTGGCCACGGACTACTACGCCGTGCTCGGCGTGCGCCGCGACGCGTCCCAGGACGAGATCAAGAAGGCTTTCCGGCGGCTCGCGCGCGAGCTGCACCCGGACGTCAATCCCGATCCCAAGACGCAAGAGCGCTTCAAAGAGATCAACGCCGCCTACGAAGTCCTCTCGGACCCGCAGAAGAAGCAGGTCTACGACCTCGGCGGCGACCCGCTGTCCCAGTCGGGCGGCGCGGGCGCGGGCGGTTTCGGAGCCGGTGGCTTCGGCAACTTCTCGGACATCATGGACGCGTTCTTCGGTACGGCGTCGCAGCGCGGGCCGCGCTCGCGCACCCGCCGCGGCCAGGACGCCATGATCCGGCTGGAGATCGACCTCAACGAGGCGGCCTTCGGCACGACCAAGGACATCCAGGTCGACACGGCCGTCGTCTGTACGACGTGCTCCGGCGAGGGCGCCGCACCCGGCACCTCCGCGCAGACCTGTGACATGTGCCGCGGCCGCGGCGAGGTGTCCCAGGTCACGCGGTCCTTCCTCGGCCAGGTCATGACCTCGCGGCCCTGCCCCCAGTGCCAGGGCTTCGGCACCGTGGTGCCCACGCCGTGCCCCGAGTGCGCGGGCGACGGCCGGGTCCGCTCCCGGCGCACCCTCACGGTCAAGATCCCCGCGGGTGTCGACAACGGCACGCGGATCCAGCTCGCGGGCGAGGGCGAGGTCGGCCCGGGCGGTGGCCCGGCGGGCGACCTCTACGTGGAGATCCACGAGCTGCCCCACGCCGTCTTCCAGCGGCGCGGCGACGATCTGCACTGCACCGTCACCATCCCGATGACGGCGGCGGCGCTCGGCACGAAGGTCCCGCTGGAGACGCTCGACGGCGTCGAGGAGGTCGACATCCGGCCCGGCACGCAGTCCGGGCAGTCGATCCCGCTGCACGGGCGCGGCGTCACGCATCTGCGGGGCGGCGGTCGCGGCGATCTGATCGTGCACGTGGAGGTGCTCACGCCCTCGAAGCTCGACGCCGAGCAGGAGCGGCTGCTGCGGGAGCTCGCGAAGCTCCGGGGCGAGGAGCGGCCCACGGGGCAGTTCCAGCCGGGGCAGCAGGGGCTGTTCTCGCGCCTGAAGGACGCGTTCAACGGGCGTTAG
- a CDS encoding 16S rRNA (uracil(1498)-N(3))-methyltransferase → MTAPVFVVDDFAGAAPGRTYVLEGPEGRHAVSVKRLRAGEDVVLTDGAGRWAHGTVAAAEGKDRLLVALDDDGVREQDAESPLITVVQALPKGDRGELAVETMTETGVDAVVPWAASRCITQWKGERGLKALGKWRATAREAGKQSRRVRFPEVAEAATTKQVARLLADADFAGVLHEEGSEPLATAPLPASGRIVLVVGPEGGVSPEELAAFAEAGAKPYRLGRSVLRTSTAGTAATALLLGRTGRWS, encoded by the coding sequence ATGACCGCGCCGGTGTTCGTCGTCGACGACTTCGCGGGTGCCGCGCCCGGACGGACGTACGTGCTCGAAGGCCCCGAGGGGCGGCACGCCGTGTCCGTGAAGCGGCTGCGCGCCGGTGAGGACGTGGTGCTCACCGACGGCGCTGGGCGCTGGGCGCACGGCACCGTGGCCGCCGCCGAGGGCAAGGACCGGCTCCTGGTCGCCCTCGACGACGACGGCGTACGCGAACAGGACGCGGAGAGCCCCCTGATCACCGTCGTACAGGCGCTGCCCAAGGGCGACCGCGGTGAACTCGCCGTGGAGACCATGACGGAGACCGGGGTGGACGCCGTCGTGCCCTGGGCCGCCTCCCGCTGCATCACGCAGTGGAAGGGCGAGCGCGGCCTGAAGGCGCTCGGCAAGTGGCGGGCGACGGCGCGCGAGGCGGGCAAGCAGTCCCGGCGGGTCCGCTTCCCCGAGGTCGCGGAGGCCGCCACGACCAAGCAGGTCGCGCGGCTCCTCGCGGACGCCGACTTCGCGGGCGTCCTGCACGAGGAGGGCAGCGAACCGCTGGCCACCGCCCCGCTCCCGGCGTCCGGCCGCATCGTGCTCGTCGTCGGGCCCGAGGGCGGCGTCTCCCCGGAGGAGCTCGCGGCGTTCGCCGAGGCGGGCGCCAAGCCGTACCGGCTCGGGCGCAGCGTGCTGCGCACGTCGACCGCGGGCACCGCGGCCACGGCGCTGCTCCTCGGCCGCACGGGCCGCTGGTCCTGA
- a CDS encoding DUF3097 domain-containing protein, with amino-acid sequence MRSYNPDLTPPWKRSAPVPEVPADVDLVVEEVRTGFCGAVIRCEKTAEGPTVTLEDRFGKHRVFPMVPRGFLLEGRAVTLVRPKAAAAAARPARTASGSIAVPGARARVARAGRIYVEGRHDAELVEKVWGDDLRIEGVVVEYLEGVDDLPAIVAEFAPGPDARLGVLVDHLVPGSKESRIAAGVSSPHALVVGHPYIDVWEAVKPSSLGIASWPRVPRGQDWKTGVCRALGWPENTGAAWQRILGSVRSYKDLEPELLGRVEELIDFVTAP; translated from the coding sequence ATGCGCAGCTACAACCCGGACCTCACCCCGCCGTGGAAGAGGTCGGCCCCCGTTCCCGAAGTCCCCGCCGACGTCGACCTGGTGGTGGAGGAGGTCCGGACCGGCTTCTGCGGCGCGGTGATCCGCTGCGAGAAGACCGCCGAGGGCCCGACGGTGACCCTTGAGGACCGCTTCGGCAAGCACCGGGTGTTCCCGATGGTGCCGCGCGGCTTCCTCCTGGAGGGCAGGGCCGTCACGCTCGTCCGCCCGAAGGCCGCGGCGGCGGCCGCGCGGCCCGCGCGCACCGCGTCGGGATCGATCGCCGTTCCCGGGGCGCGGGCCCGGGTGGCGCGCGCCGGGCGCATCTATGTGGAGGGCCGCCACGACGCGGAGCTCGTCGAGAAGGTGTGGGGCGACGACCTGCGCATCGAGGGCGTCGTCGTCGAGTACCTGGAGGGCGTCGACGACCTTCCGGCGATCGTCGCGGAGTTCGCGCCGGGCCCCGACGCGCGCCTCGGCGTCCTCGTGGACCACCTCGTGCCCGGCTCCAAGGAGTCCCGGATCGCGGCCGGGGTCTCCAGCCCGCACGCGCTGGTGGTCGGCCACCCGTACATCGACGTCTGGGAGGCGGTGAAGCCGTCGTCCCTGGGCATCGCGTCCTGGCCCCGCGTGCCGCGCGGCCAGGACTGGAAGACCGGGGTGTGCCGGGCCCTCGGCTGGCCGGAGAACACCGGGGCCGCGTGGCAGCGGATCCTGGGCTCGGTGCGCAGCTACAAGGACCTGGAGCCGGAGCTTCTGGGCCGCGTCGAGGAACTGATCGATTTCGTGACGGCCCCGTAG
- a CDS encoding nitronate monooxygenase, whose protein sequence is MVSPLHALCRHPIVQAPMAGGGSTPQLAAAVSEAGGLGSLAAGYKTADGMYQEIKQVRGLTARPFGVNLFMPQPACADPAAVEVYRNQLAGEATWYETELGETDVKLDDGYEAKLAILRDDPVPLVSFTFGCPSRKDLQALERVGTTTVVTVTTPEEALAAQAAGADAVCVQGVEAGGHQGTHRDNPETDGAGIGLLSLITQVREAVQLPVIAAGGLMRGAQIAAVLAAGAGLAQLGTAFLVTPESGAQPLHKQAMTDPRFVRTELTRAFSGRPARGLVNRFMREHGPYAPAAYPQIHYLTSDLRKAAARTGDPQAMALWAGQGHRLARQLPAGELVEVLVAELDEARAGSAGRDAGGAV, encoded by the coding sequence ATGGTCTCCCCTCTCCACGCTCTCTGTCGTCATCCGATCGTGCAGGCCCCGATGGCGGGCGGGGGCTCGACCCCGCAGCTCGCGGCGGCCGTGTCCGAGGCCGGGGGGCTCGGCTCGCTCGCGGCCGGGTACAAGACCGCCGACGGCATGTACCAGGAGATAAAGCAGGTCAGGGGCCTGACGGCGCGCCCGTTCGGGGTGAACCTCTTTATGCCGCAGCCCGCCTGCGCGGACCCGGCGGCCGTCGAGGTGTACCGCAACCAGCTCGCCGGAGAGGCCACCTGGTACGAGACGGAGCTCGGCGAAACCGACGTCAAGCTCGACGACGGCTACGAGGCGAAGCTGGCGATCCTGCGCGACGACCCCGTGCCGCTGGTGTCGTTCACCTTCGGCTGCCCCTCCCGCAAGGACCTCCAGGCCCTGGAGCGGGTCGGCACCACCACCGTCGTCACCGTCACCACGCCCGAGGAGGCCCTGGCCGCGCAGGCCGCGGGCGCCGACGCCGTGTGCGTCCAGGGCGTCGAGGCGGGCGGCCACCAGGGCACGCACCGCGACAACCCGGAGACCGACGGCGCCGGGATCGGCCTGCTGAGCCTCATCACGCAGGTCAGGGAGGCCGTACAGCTGCCCGTGATCGCCGCGGGCGGACTGATGCGCGGCGCGCAGATCGCCGCGGTGCTCGCGGCGGGCGCCGGCCTGGCGCAGCTCGGCACCGCCTTCCTCGTCACCCCGGAGTCCGGCGCGCAGCCGCTGCACAAGCAGGCCATGACCGACCCGCGGTTCGTGCGGACCGAGCTGACCCGGGCGTTCTCGGGCCGCCCCGCGCGCGGCCTCGTCAACCGCTTCATGCGCGAGCACGGCCCGTACGCGCCCGCCGCCTACCCGCAGATCCACTATCTGACGTCCGACCTGCGCAAGGCCGCGGCCAGGACCGGCGACCCGCAGGCCATGGCCCTGTGGGCGGGCCAGGGCCACCGGCTCGCGCGGCAGCTGCCCGCCGGGGAACTCGTGGAGGTGCTCGTGGCCGAACTCGACGAGGCACGGGCCGGGTCCGCGGGCCGGGACGCGGGCGGTGCCGTATGA